A stretch of DNA from Nitrospira sp. KM1:
ATATGCGACAGGAGCGATGTGAACGGTCCCAAACCGCCGGGAGGGACCGTACCGCACGACTTCAAAAATTGTTCAACGGTTTGAGGATGGAGAGTCATGAATGGATCTTGTATCAAGGGCTGGGAACATCACAAAGAATGCCCACCCTGAACGCATCAGGTCATTTGCCTTCAAAGTCATCTGAGAATGATCGTGAACAATTATAACCGGTCTCTTTGGAGCGGGCAATGAATCTCGGCCTCAATTATTCGCCGGAGTGACGGAAGCAAATCCATTCACGAGCTCGGCAACGACCGACCCAATCACGACCTTCGCCTTCATCCTCAGCGGGATACGACGATCGTCATTGGTGAGCCAGACCTTGATATTCCCCTGATTGAGAAAAATTCCTTGGAACGGCATGATCACGAGGAGCCGGGCTGCTTGCAATTTTCCCCATGGTCCCTTCAACGTTTCCAATCCCTCGACACGAACTTCGAGTTTGTAATTTTTCTTGTCATGATGCACGTTCAGCGACTGCGATGTCCCGATCGTCAGCGGCATCAGCGCCCGCACATAATACAGGCAGGAAATAGCGTCCAGTGTCCCGGCTGGAATCGACAATGTCTCGGAGACCCCGTCTTTCACTGCGGTGACAGTGCCGTCTTGATGATGGAAGGTATACTCGAAGTCGTTCTTTCGCTTCCCCTCCCTGCGCCGGAATATCATCCGCTCCGACTGGAACGTCGAACGATCGACGGTGGATTCGACACGGTTGTCTATAGGATAGAACCTGGTCACGGTCGGACTCGAGTGCGCGGTTGTGACCAGTTTGAATGACGGGCGTCCGGCGTTCTCATCCGAATCCCGGACCTCCATCACAGCCGTACCCGCAACGAGATTCAGCCAGGAGAGTTCGTATGTGAATCGCTCACCGGAACGAACCGGTCCCCGAGCCTGACTGTCCTCGGCCAGCACATGGAGAGCGGATGGAAGCTCGGCCAGCACCATGAGAAGAATGGCTGCGACGAGCGGGGAAACGGACCGGTTCTGACGTTCGCCGGCGTGCCTGGACAAGAAATTAATGACCCAAGGACCGCTTCGCCTCTGCGAGTTCGCCTTCAACGGTCGACCGGATGATCGCCAGGCGGTCCGGCGAAGTCGCTTCGAACCGCAAAACCAACGCGGGCTGAGTATTGGAGGCGCGTATCAACCCCCAGCCGTCCTCGAAGATCGCCCTCACTCCGTCAATGGTAACGAGGTCCCTCAAGATCAGGCCATTGCGGCCGATGGCTGCACGGGTCCTGAGGAGCTCGGAAAAGCGGTCATGGACGCGCTTCATCAAATCGAATTTGACGGAATCCGGTGTTTCATCGCGCAGTTCGGGCGTCACGGCCGTTTTGGGAAGATCGGCGACCAGTTCTGAAAGCGGACAGGAGGCCTGCGCCAGGATTTCGACCAGTCGGCAGGATGCGTAAATGGCATCGTCGTATCCAAAATACCGGTCGGCAAAAAACATATGTCCCGACATCTCTCCGGCCAGCACGGCCCGCTCACTCTTCATTTTGGACTTGATCAGCGAATGACCGGTCTTCCACATGACGGGCCTGCCGCCATGCTTGGCGATATCGTCATAGAGACACTGGGACGCCTTGACCTCCGAGATAATCGTGCTTCCCGGGCGCGATGCGAGAATATCCCTTGCGAACACCACCATCAGGCGGTCGCCCCACAGCACCTCGCCATGTTCGTCGATCGCTCCGATACGATCGGCATCGCCGTCATACCCGATGCCGATATCGGCCTTCTCTCGTTTCACCGTCTGCATTAAATCCTGAAGATTCTCCAATACGGTCGGATCCGGGTGATGATTGGGAAACCGGCCGTCCAGATCACAATACAATCCCGTCACCCGGCAACCGAGAATTTCCAGCGCCTGTTTGGCAACCAACGCAGCAACGCCGTTGCCGCAGTCGATCACGATATGCAGGCGTTGCGCATTCACATGCGAAAAACTTTTTCTGAGGTACTCAAGGTATTCGGGGATGATCGGATGTGCAGACAGCCGCCCGCTTCCGGAGATAAACTGCCCGGATTCCATGATCCGGCGGAGGTCTTGAATCGATTCCCCGTGAATAGCTTCTTTGCCGACGCAGATCTTGAACCCATTATACTCCGCGGCATTATGACTCCCGGTGATCATGATCCCGCCGTCGACCGAAAGGTGGAACAATGAGAAGTACAGCAGGGGGGACGGACACACACCGATGTCCACGACATGCAGTCCGCCCTCCAGCAGTCCCTTTATGAGAGCCTTGTGAAGACCGGGAGAACTCAATCGGCCGTCCCGTGCGACGGAGATGGTCTTGAAGCCGCGATCACGCACAAACGTGCAATAGGCGCGGCCCACCTGCTCTGCGATCGATTCTGTCAGCTCATGTCCCACAACGCCGCGGAGATCGTATTCCCGAAATAAGCCCATACGGTTATTCTTCACGACCCGGGATTGCCGGGCGTCCTTCCGTAATCGTCCTTGAATCGTACGATATCGTCTTCGCCCAAATAAGACCCGTTCTGGACCTCGATGATATGGAGCGTGTCGCGCCCGGGATTTTCCAGACGGTGCTGCGTCTCAACCGGAATCGCCGTACTCTGTCCAACCGCGAGATCAAAGACGTCATCACCCCTCGTCACTCGTGCCATACCGGAAATCACGACCCAATGTTCACTTCTCTGATGGTGCATCTGGAGCGACAGACGGCCGCCTGATTTCACCGTCACTCGCTTGACCTTGTATCCCGGCCCCTCCTCAAGGACGGTATAAGAACCCCAGGGACGATGGACGGTCAGATGCTCCAGATGCTCCGGCGCTCCCTGTTGCTTGAGGACCTCCACCACTTTTTTGACATCCTGAGCACGGGACTTTGGACAGACGAGCGTAGCATCCGGCGTATCGACCACCACCATATCCGTCAACCCGATCGTGGCCACGACCCGCCGGTCTCCGTAGATGATCGACCGCTCGCTTCCGATATCGATGACGCGACCGCTAATGACATTGTCCGATTTGTCTTTTCGTGCCACCTCGTCCAAACTTCCCCAGCTGCCGACATCCGACCATTCGAACGTGACCGGAACCATGGCGGCTTTCGTCGAACGCTCCATTACGCCTGTATCGATGGATACCGACGGCAGACGTTTGTATATATCCTCGATCTCTGTTCTCAATGATCCCTTTGCGAGCAGTTGCCCGATCCACTGGAGCCCTTTGTGAAGCGCGGGCTGATAGCGCGCGATTTCCCCGAGGACCGTCGCCGCACGCCAGACAAACATGCCGCTGTTCCAATAGTAGTTGCCGTCCTTTACGTAACGCACGGCTTTCGCCATATCAGGTTTTTCCACGAACCGTTCAACCGGATGCCCTTTCAATCCACCGCGTCTCACCAAGACCTTCTCCCGGCGCGGTTTGATATATCCATATCCGGTTTCAGGGCGAATCGGCTTGATGCCGAACGTCACCAAATATCCGTCGCGGGCCAGTTGCGTGGCGGCTGTGACTGCTGTTTCGAACGCGCCTTGTCCATTCACGATGTGATCCGCCGGCACGACCAGCATGATGGCCTCAGGATCTCGTCTCACGAGTTCCAAGGCCACGAGACCGATCGCAGGGGCGGTATTGCGGCCTTCCGGCTCGAGCACGAGATTATCTTTGATGGCATCCTTCCATTCGCTCAATTGATCCCGGATCGAGTCGGCTTGCGCCGAATTCGTGGAAATGATGACCCGCTCGGGAGCAGCCCCCTTGACCACGCGGCGCATGGTCTGCTGAATAAGTGTCTCCTTTCCGATGATCCGAAGCAGCTGCTTTGGAAACAGATGACGGCTCAGCGGCCAGAACCGGGTTCCACTTCCTCCGGCCATGATCACGGGATACACCGACTGACGCATGCTCATATTCCTTCTCTTTGCGAAGAGGGATCGCTTTTCGACTGAGCGTGGAGAATCATGTCGATCACCTCCCGCACAGCCCCCTCGCCGCCTTTCTTTGCGCAGATATAATCGACGGCTTCGAGAGTCTGGGGCATCCCATCCGCGGGAGAGGCAGAAAACCCGACCGCTTTCAAGGTTTCAAGGTCGTTGACGTCGTCTCCGATATACGCGACCTCTTCCAGCCTTAATCCATGCCGTCCGGCCATGTCCTGTACCAGGGCGAGCTTGTCGAAGACCCCCTGGTGCACTTCTGGAATGGCGAGTTTTTCTCCTCGTCTAGCGACGAGTTTCGTCCGCTCCTGGGTCACGATCGCCGTGATCAGACCGGCCCGCTGGAGCAACTTGATGCCCATTCCGTCCCTAGTATTGAACTTCTTCCACTCGTTTCCGTCTTCAGCATAGTACATACCGGCATCCGTCAGCACTCCATCGACATCCGTGGCGAACAATCGTATTTTCCTGAGTGCTGCGGTCGTCTTCCCAGCCCTCTTTGCATTAGTGGCGGCACTTTTTCGTCTGACCATTAAACGAGAACCCTCCTCATAACATATCGATACAAACAAATGAGCCTGTTGTGATTCATGTCATCCATATGTGCGTAATTAAGGGCGGGGCAGACTCATGGAAATCGCCTGCTTCACGAACCGTTCGAGCGCATCGTGCCAATGCGGCAATGCATCGTGCTCGCCCACCCATCGTCGCCGTGCCAACACCGAATAGGCGGGTCGGCGGGCCAACCGCCCGGCCTGCGCCGTAGTAATCGGTCGAACCTCTGTGTCGAAACCGGCCAGGCGAACGATTCGCGTAGCAAACTCATGCCAAGTACAATCTCCGGTATTCGTCACATGACAGATTCCCGTCAAACCCGAGCGAGCAAGGTCACGCAAGGCCGCTGCCAGATCATCCGCCGAAGTCGGACAGCCGCGTTGATCCGCCACGACATCGAGAGCCGGCTTTTCCGCGGCCAGCCGCATAATCGTTTTCACAAAATTGTGTCCGGTCAGTCCGTACAGCCATGCGGTCCTGACAATCAGTGTGTTGCGGCACATCTTCAATGCGACGATCTCTCCTTCGTACTTCGTGCGACCGTAGATGCTAAGGGGATTCGGCTGGTCAGTTTCTTCGTACGGTCGTGACAGCGTTCCATCGAACACATAATCCGTAGACACATACATCAACCTGGCGCGCAATTGTTCAGCCACACGCGCGACCATCGCCGTTCCGTCGCGGTTGATTTGTGTGGCACGAGCAGGCTCGCGCTCGGCACCATCAACATTTGTATAGGCGCCGGCATGGATGATGACTTCTGGATTCGCCTCCAGGATCTGCGCCTCGGACGATGGGTCCGTGAGATCAAACTCCGGCAAATCCTTTGCAACGATATCGTGGTCCGACAAGACCTTCTGGAGCGCGGCCCCGAGTTGGCCCCGCCCCCCCGTGATCAAGATGCGCATGTACGGCCTTCCTTGAGACGCCGGCGATACTGTTCCTCATAATACTGTTTGAATGCTCCGGATTTAATCGGCTGCCACCATGGCTGATGCTGCTGATACCACTCGACCGTACTCCGAAGCCCCCGTTCGAAAGAAATCTCGGGTTTCCAGCCCAGGCGGTTGATCTTTCCGCAGTCAACTGAGTAGCGCCGATCATGGCCGGGACGATCCTGCACAAACCGGATAAGACTTTTTGGCTTGGACAAACAAGCGAGTAATTCCTCCGCGACAACCAAATTTTCCCGTTCGTTGCCGCCTCCCACGTTATACACGCTCCCGGCCTCTCCATACATCAGTACGTGCTCGATTGCTGCGCAATGGTCTTGCACGGCCAACCAATCCCGACGCTGGCGGCCGTCTCCGTACAACGGCAGGGGTTGGTCCTCGATGGCGTTCGTCACGAAGAGAGGTATGAATTTCTCTGGATACTGGTTCGGACCGTAGGTATTGCTCCCTCGTGTCACCATGACGGGGAATCGATATGTCGTCCAGTAGCTCAAGACGAGCAGTTCCCCCCCTGCCTTGCTGGCCGAATACGGACTTCGTGGCGCGAGACGGTCCTCCTCGGTGGAGGATCCTTCTTCCACACTGCCATAAACCTCGTCGGTGCTGACTTGCAAGAACCTCTTGACCCCTGCCCGTCTGGCTTCTTCGAGCAAAATCCCCGTTCCGACGACATCGGTGGACGCAAAGACGCCTGGATCAAGAATTGATCGGTCGACATGTGTTTCAGCAGCGCAATTGATGATTCCCTCGATCTTATGATCACGAATCAACGATTCGATGAGCTGCCGATCACAAATGTCCCCGTGAACAAACCGGTACCGCGAGTCATGTTCGAGGTCTTTGACATTCAACAGATTGCCTGAATACTTGAGGGCATCCACATTCACCACCGAATGACCGCCCCGCGTGACGAGGCGCCTGACCAGATGCGACCCGATGAATCCCGCTCCCCCGGTAACTAGAATATTCATCTTTCACTCTTTCTTATTGGCACCCGTTCGACTGACCAGCTGGTTGGCAAGATGAAGTGACTCGATGGTTCCTGCGTCCGTCCACCATCCCTCAAGCACGTCCCAGGTCAACGTTCCGGATGCGATGTACGCATTGTTGACATCCGTGATCTCAAGCTCGCCTCGTCCGGAGGGCTTGAGGGTCTTGATAATGTCGAATACGCGCGCATCATAGAAATACATGCCCGTCACGGCAAAGGAGGACCGGGGGTTCGCCGGCTTCTCCTCAATCTTGAGGACGCGATCGCCTTCCAGAATCGGCACACCGAATCGCTGCGGGTCCTTGACTTCCTTGAGCAGAATTTTCGCCCCATGGCTCTGCTTGCGAAACGCTTCGGCGGCCGAGGCAATATTGCCTTCGATGATATTGTCTCCGAGTATGACGCAGACGGGCTCACCGTCTGCAAAGTGTTCCGCCAATCGCAGCGCATCGGCGATGCCTCCCTCGCCCTCCTGATAGGTATAGTTCAGCCGTTTGAGCCGGAATTCCTTTCCATTGCCCAGCAGTTTCAGGAAATCCCCTGCGCTGTTGCCTCCGGTGACCAGCATGATTTCCTCGATGCCGGCGTTGGCCAGGGCTTGAATGGGATAGTAAATCATCGGCCGGTCGTAGACCGGAAGAAGATGCTTGTTCGTGACTTTCGTGAGTGGGAGCAGCCTCGTTCCAAGGCCGCCGGCAAGTACGACACCTTTCATGGTTGTCCTCTTTTCTCCGGATGACGCTCATCGGCAACTGCCGCTCGAGTAATTCCTTCATTGTATGATAACGAGTCCGGCATTCGAACGGAATTATGCTTCTCTGCGACGTCCGAGGACGACGGGCGGGCGAGGTGCCTTTGGAAATCAGCCCCCGGTTTGTATCATCGGCGAATAGGTCGGGATCGCCTCCTGAAGGAGGCGAATCACTTCTTCGTCGTCCGTATGTTCGAGCGTGGCTTCCAGACGTGCAATAAGATGATCGAGGGTATCCGCGCCGGTCGTCCGGCGGCTCACCGCACGGCGAATCTTCTCGTGAGACGTCGGTTCGACCGACTCCTCCTCTTCAAAGA
This window harbors:
- the rfbD gene encoding dTDP-4-dehydrorhamnose reductase; amino-acid sequence: MRILITGGRGQLGAALQKVLSDHDIVAKDLPEFDLTDPSSEAQILEANPEVIIHAGAYTNVDGAEREPARATQINRDGTAMVARVAEQLRARLMYVSTDYVFDGTLSRPYEETDQPNPLSIYGRTKYEGEIVALKMCRNTLIVRTAWLYGLTGHNFVKTIMRLAAEKPALDVVADQRGCPTSADDLAAALRDLARSGLTGICHVTNTGDCTWHEFATRIVRLAGFDTEVRPITTAQAGRLARRPAYSVLARRRWVGEHDALPHWHDALERFVKQAISMSLPRP
- a CDS encoding mannose-1-phosphate guanylyltransferase/mannose-6-phosphate isomerase, whose product is MRQSVYPVIMAGGSGTRFWPLSRHLFPKQLLRIIGKETLIQQTMRRVVKGAAPERVIISTNSAQADSIRDQLSEWKDAIKDNLVLEPEGRNTAPAIGLVALELVRRDPEAIMLVVPADHIVNGQGAFETAVTAATQLARDGYLVTFGIKPIRPETGYGYIKPRREKVLVRRGGLKGHPVERFVEKPDMAKAVRYVKDGNYYWNSGMFVWRAATVLGEIARYQPALHKGLQWIGQLLAKGSLRTEIEDIYKRLPSVSIDTGVMERSTKAAMVPVTFEWSDVGSWGSLDEVARKDKSDNVISGRVIDIGSERSIIYGDRRVVATIGLTDMVVVDTPDATLVCPKSRAQDVKKVVEVLKQQGAPEHLEHLTVHRPWGSYTVLEEGPGYKVKRVTVKSGGRLSLQMHHQRSEHWVVISGMARVTRGDDVFDLAVGQSTAIPVETQHRLENPGRDTLHIIEVQNGSYLGEDDIVRFKDDYGRTPGNPGS
- a CDS encoding sugar phosphate nucleotidyltransferase translates to MKGVVLAGGLGTRLLPLTKVTNKHLLPVYDRPMIYYPIQALANAGIEEIMLVTGGNSAGDFLKLLGNGKEFRLKRLNYTYQEGEGGIADALRLAEHFADGEPVCVILGDNIIEGNIASAAEAFRKQSHGAKILLKEVKDPQRFGVPILEGDRVLKIEEKPANPRSSFAVTGMYFYDARVFDIIKTLKPSGRGELEITDVNNAYIASGTLTWDVLEGWWTDAGTIESLHLANQLVSRTGANKKE
- a CDS encoding HAD family hydrolase is translated as MVRRKSAATNAKRAGKTTAALRKIRLFATDVDGVLTDAGMYYAEDGNEWKKFNTRDGMGIKLLQRAGLITAIVTQERTKLVARRGEKLAIPEVHQGVFDKLALVQDMAGRHGLRLEEVAYIGDDVNDLETLKAVGFSASPADGMPQTLEAVDYICAKKGGEGAVREVIDMILHAQSKSDPSSQREGI
- a CDS encoding DUF3108 domain-containing protein, which gives rise to MSRHAGERQNRSVSPLVAAILLMVLAELPSALHVLAEDSQARGPVRSGERFTYELSWLNLVAGTAVMEVRDSDENAGRPSFKLVTTAHSSPTVTRFYPIDNRVESTVDRSTFQSERMIFRRREGKRKNDFEYTFHHQDGTVTAVKDGVSETLSIPAGTLDAISCLYYVRALMPLTIGTSQSLNVHHDKKNYKLEVRVEGLETLKGPWGKLQAARLLVIMPFQGIFLNQGNIKVWLTNDDRRIPLRMKAKVVIGSVVAELVNGFASVTPANN
- a CDS encoding phosphomannomutase/phosphoglucomutase, producing MGLFREYDLRGVVGHELTESIAEQVGRAYCTFVRDRGFKTISVARDGRLSSPGLHKALIKGLLEGGLHVVDIGVCPSPLLYFSLFHLSVDGGIMITGSHNAAEYNGFKICVGKEAIHGESIQDLRRIMESGQFISGSGRLSAHPIIPEYLEYLRKSFSHVNAQRLHIVIDCGNGVAALVAKQALEILGCRVTGLYCDLDGRFPNHHPDPTVLENLQDLMQTVKREKADIGIGYDGDADRIGAIDEHGEVLWGDRLMVVFARDILASRPGSTIISEVKASQCLYDDIAKHGGRPVMWKTGHSLIKSKMKSERAVLAGEMSGHMFFADRYFGYDDAIYASCRLVEILAQASCPLSELVADLPKTAVTPELRDETPDSVKFDLMKRVHDRFSELLRTRAAIGRNGLILRDLVTIDGVRAIFEDGWGLIRASNTQPALVLRFEATSPDRLAIIRSTVEGELAEAKRSLGH
- the rfbB gene encoding dTDP-glucose 4,6-dehydratase — encoded protein: MNILVTGGAGFIGSHLVRRLVTRGGHSVVNVDALKYSGNLLNVKDLEHDSRYRFVHGDICDRQLIESLIRDHKIEGIINCAAETHVDRSILDPGVFASTDVVGTGILLEEARRAGVKRFLQVSTDEVYGSVEEGSSTEEDRLAPRSPYSASKAGGELLVLSYWTTYRFPVMVTRGSNTYGPNQYPEKFIPLFVTNAIEDQPLPLYGDGRQRRDWLAVQDHCAAIEHVLMYGEAGSVYNVGGGNERENLVVAEELLACLSKPKSLIRFVQDRPGHDRRYSVDCGKINRLGWKPEISFERGLRSTVEWYQQHQPWWQPIKSGAFKQYYEEQYRRRLKEGRTCAS